A window of Apium graveolens cultivar Ventura chromosome 8, ASM990537v1, whole genome shotgun sequence contains these coding sequences:
- the LOC141678418 gene encoding uncharacterized protein LOC141678418: MISSLLEANLRWIPAQRWDGEEGCNVKKYMIYRTQALALEQHASTNCKELDESDISTKEGTRVILGGAQIGFTGEKCEDSRCNVGQQKNCVIVLEKICRTSCSRDLLL; this comes from the exons ATGATTTCAAGTTTACTCGAAGCTAATTTAAG GTGGATTCCCGCACAAAGATGGGATGGAGAGGAAGGATGTAATGTGAAAAAATATATGATATACAGGACTCAAGCTTTGGCCTTAGAGCAGCACGCTTCAACAAATTGCAAG GAGCTCGATGAGTCAGATATAAGTACCAAAGAAGGCACTAGGGTTATACTTGGAGGAGCCCAAATTGGTTTTACGGGAGAAAAG TGTGAGGACTCACGATGCAATGTGGGGCAGCAAAAAAATTGCGTCATTGTTCTGGAAAAAATATGTAGAACCAGTTGTTCCCGAGACCTTTTACTGTGA
- the LOC141680731 gene encoding uncharacterized protein LOC141680731 translates to MPKYMPRMTTEKTKLKDGALGLNYPMLSRSNYTAWALKIKVFMKAHGVWDAVEVSEKDKVTVYEKHDQIALATIYQSIPEDVLLSVAEKEKVKEAWEPIKTMCQGADRAKQAKVQTLKSEFENLHMKESDQLDEFCMKLNGLVINICALGETVSESYVVKRLFRAMPDRYLQIVSTIEQFGDLNKMTVEETVGSLKTNDERTK, encoded by the coding sequence ATGCCCAAGTATATGCCAAGAATGACAACGGAGAAGACTAAGCTGAAGGACGGTGCTCTTGGTTTGAACTATCCCATGTTGTCCAGGAGTAATTATACTGCTTGGGCCCTGAAAATAAAGGTCTTCATGAAAGCCCACGGCGTATGGGATGCTGTGGAGGTGAGTGAAAAGGATAAAGTGACAgtttatgagaagcatgatcAGATCGCTCTTGCTACTATTTATCAAAGTATACCTGAGGATGTACTATTGTCAGTGGCTGAGAAAGAGAAAGTGAAAGAGGCGTGGGAACCGATAAAGACTATGTGTCAAGGCGCGGATCGTGCGAAGCAAGCCAAGGTTCAGACCTTGAAGAGTGAGTTTGAAAACTTGCATATGAAGGAGTCAGATCAACTGGACGAGTTTTGTATGAAATTGAACGGATTAGTGATAAATATTTGTGCTCTGGGTGAGACTGTTTCAGAGAGTTATGTTGTGAAGAGACTGTTTCGTGCAATGCCAGATAGGTATCTTCAGATTGTGTCAACGATTGAACAGTTTGGAGATCTAAACAAAATGACTGTCGAGGAGACCGTTGGCTCGCTCAAGACAAATGATGAACGAACCAAATGA
- the LOC141680730 gene encoding uncharacterized protein LOC141680730, producing the protein MKSYLKAMSLWEAIDSDVEPTLLPQNPTVAQIKKRDEEVAREAKALSCLHSAVSEEIFTTIMGCDTPKEAWTKIKEEFEGNQQTILMQILNLKREFEMMRMKNHEGVKEYGSRLMSIVNQIKLLGGNFSSQRVVDKLLVTLPERYETKISSLEDTKDLSKLTVSELINSLHAVDQRSSMREEEIGGKNEGLLLSKASSSKGTGNSVQCNHCHKMGDEEKDCWYKGKPQCYKCKKYGHLAKNCRFQNDEERMAQLIEGEPLL; encoded by the coding sequence ATGAAATCATATTTGAAAGCTATGAGTTTGTGGGAAGCAATCGATAGTGATGTTGAGCCAACCCTTCTTCCACAAAATCCAACAGTAGCCCAAATCAAAAAACGTGATGAAGAAGTGGCTAGAGAAGCAAAGGCACTTTCATGTCTACATTCGGCTGTGTCGGAAGAGATCTTTACAACTATTATGGGTTGTGATACTCCTAAAGAAGCATGGACAAAAATTAAGGAAGAATTTGAAGGCAATCAACAAACCATACTGATGCAAATTCTGAACCTCAAGAGAGAGTTtgagatgatgagaatgaaaaaTCATGAAGGCGTCAAGGAATATGGGAGTAGGTTGATGTCCATTGTTAACCAAATCAAACTACTTGGTGGAAATTTCTCAAGTCAAAGAGTAGTGGACAAACTTTTAGTGACTCTTCCTGAGAGGTATGAAACTAAAATTTCCTCACTTGAAGATACTAAAGATCTTTCAAAATTAACAGTTTCAGAATTGATCAATTCACTTCACGCCGTGGACCAAAGGAGTTCAATGAGGGAGGAAGAAATTGGAGGAAAAAATGAGGGACTGCTATTATCTAAAGCTTCATCCTCAAAAGGCACAGGTAACAGTGTTCAATGCAACCATTGTCATAAGATGGGAGATGAAGAAAAAGACTGCTGGTACAAAGGAAAGCCACAATGCTACAAATGCAAAAAATATGGGCATCTGGCAAAGAATTGTAGATTTCAGAATGATGAAGAAAGGATGGCACAATTGATCGAGGGAGAACCACTCCTTTAG